The nucleotide sequence ATCATTGGAGGGAATTTTACATTTAGTGGAGCCCCAACTCTATCTGCTTTGGGAGCCTTAAGGACGGGAGCAGATCTGGTATATGTCGCATCTCCAGAGGAGACAGCTAAGGTCATCTCTAGCTTTTCCCCTGACCTTATATCTATTAAGCTTAAGGGAAAGAATATATCTACAGACAATTTGGATGAGCTAAAACCATGGATTGATAAAGCTGACGTCGTAGTTGTAGGACCTGGTATGGGACAAGAAAGGGAAACTGTAGATGCTTCCATAGAGATAGTTAGATATCTGAAAGCAAAGAATAAACCTTCAGTCATAGATGCTGATGCGTTAAAATCAGTGGCAGGTATGGAATTATTCCCGAATGCAGTAATAACTCCTCATGCAGGAGAATTTAAGATATATTCAGGGGTTCAGCCTGATTCGAACATGAGAAAAAGAATTGAGCAAGTGAAGGAGTGCTCACTGAAATGTAATTGTGTAGTACTCCTTAAGGGTTATGTTGATATCATAGCAGAAAAGGAAGAATTTAAACTTAATAAGACAGGAAATCCTGGAATGGCAGTTGGCGGTACTGGGGATACATTGACAGGAATAATTGCCTCATTTATGGCTCAAAAACTATCTCCATTCACTTCTGCTTACTTGGGAGCATTCGTTAATGGTTTAGCAGGGTCTATAGCATATGAAAAACTTGGCGCACATCTAGTTGCAACAGATATAATAGAAAACATTCCTAAGGTAATTAATGAACCTTTAGAAGTGTTCAAGAAAAAAGTGTACAAAAGGATTTTAGATACTTAGGTTTTACCCCTAATTCTTTTAATAATCTCAAGTGATTTGTTTGCATGTTCTTCTGCATTTCCTAGACCGCTCAATACCTCTATAATTTTTCCGTTTTCGTCTATGATAAAGGTTACTCTCTGAGCACTTGAGCCTTTCTCGTTTAGAACACCGTATAATTTAGCTATTTGTTTATTTGAGTCAGAAACTATAGGAAATCTGGCACCGCATTTGTCTGCAAAACTCTTTTGAGTTGAAACTGTATCAACACTAACACCTATAACTTCAGCATTTAACTGTTTAAATTGGTCATAAAGTTGTCCAAATTTTATGGTCTCTCTAGTACAACCAGGTGTAAACGCCTTAGGATAGAAATATAGTACAACTACAGATTTGCCTCTATATGAAGATAGTTTCAATTTTCCTATAGTTGAATCTCCTTCAAAATCAGGAGCTTCATTTCCTTTTTCTAAAGCCATAGATTATCTGATATAAATATATTCAGTTATGGTTTTTAACCTCTTTTTCGCTTATGCCTTACAAATGAGAAAAATACCTAGGACTATGTCAACACAGCATCCTGATAACGCAAAAGTTCCTGAGTGGAACCAAGGAGAAGCAATAAGCGGTGAAAACGAGATCATCGAGGCATATTTGGCTTTCTCCAGGTATGGTGTGGAGGAGGTAATGTGGGATGCTGAAGGTAAGGACGTGGACACTCATGTAGTGAGAAAATTACTAAGTCAATACCCAGAATTTTTCAGACATAGGATATTAGGCAAGGATATTTTCCTGACGTATAGGGTTCCAAATCCAAAAATAGAGGGTGCTGAGAGAAAAGTCTTTGCTGAAACGCTAAATACTATACCAATAACATATGACTTAGCTGAGAAGTTTTACGGCGAAAATCCTAATCCACCAGTCTTTGAAGTTATTTTACCTTTTACAACTAGTTATGAAGAGTTAATTGCAGTCATCAAGTTTTATGAGAAAGTAATAGTTAACAGTGACAATACGAAGCTAGTTGATGATACTTATGTAAAGGATATTATAGGTGAGACAAATCCTAAGAAGATCGAAGTAATTCCTCTAATAGAAGATAGAGATTCAATGTTAAGAATAGATACAATAGTTGGGAAATACATAGAAATAGAGAGACCTCCATATCTGAGAGTATTCTTAGCAAGATCAGATCCAGCTATGAATTACGGTTTATTGTCAGCTGTTCTGTCAGTCAAATATGCATTAAGTAGACTTTCGAAAATGGAAAAGATTTATGGAGTGAAAATATTTCCTTTACTTGGAGTCGGTTCTTTACCCTTCAGGGGTCATTTTAGTCCATATAATGTTGAAAATACCTTGAATGAATATAGAGGCATATATACCTTTACTGTTCAATCAGCGTTCAAATATGACTATGAAGATGACCTTGTGATCAGTGCAATAAAGAAAGTAAATGGGACTAACGTAACCGAAAAAATTGAATTAAGTGAGGAAGATGAGGAGATCATTTCCAACGTAACGAGAAAATACACGCAAGGTTATCAGAATAAGATAGAGGCATTAGCCGATGTTATAAACAAAGTGGCATTACTGCTTCCTAGAAGAAGAGCAAGGAAATTACACATAGGTTTGTTTGGATATTCTAGAAGCACAGGTAAGGTAACACTACCTAGAGCTATTTCCTTTGTTGGCTCTCTTTATACTATAGGTATTCCACCTGAGATTATAGGACTTTCCTCTCTATCAAAAATGACTGATCAAGAACTTAATGCCATATTCAATAATTACAAGTATTTGAAGAACGATCTGCAATTCGCAGCTCGTTTCGTTAACTTTGAAGCTCTTCAATTACTTAAAGATATATGGAATATTGATGCAGAGGTTGTCAAAGCTATAAAGGAAGATATAGACTACGCAGAAAATAGTTTGGGAATTAGAATAGGCGAAAGTGATTATATGAGCAAAAAACACGTTCTACTCTCTACCCTGGCACTATTGTCCATAAAAGAGGGTAAATTGGACGAGGCTAAAACGTATATAAAAGAAATGGCTATAGTAAGAAGAGCAATAGGATGAAAATACTAGTAAGTGGTTTAATTCCCGTAGATTCGGGTAAGACCACTTTTTCGCTTTCTATTCTAAGCTTTTTTAAGAGTGTTGGAATAGATGTGTTTCCGCATAAGCCAGTTGCAGGTCATAATGCGTGGTATAGTTATTCTACACTATTAAGAAGCGAAGAACTTAAAGCACTTGTAGGCAACGATGCTCTAAAATACTATGATGAAACCAGACTAGATATAAATATGATAAATCCTTTTGCGGTTCTTCTTGCTCCTCCAGATCTTGAAAAATTAGGGTATAATGTAAGACTCTATAAAGAGATTATTACGAATGGTCTTCCCGTAATGATAAGATTATATGACGGCAATGCCGTATCACACCTTGTTTTAGAAAAGTTTAGTGAATTGGTAACCGATTCTCTCGTAGAAAAGATAGAGTCATTATCAAAGGTTCTAAAAGCCATCCGAGTTCCTAAGGAAAAGTTAAATGAGATTATAAATTACTCACCAGACATCTCTGATATATCTACTCAGAAAATATTGTCTCGGGAGTCTAATGTTTTAATTGAGTCTTATAATGACGCCTTAGCTCCTAACTATAGTTCTTTAAACGTAGATTGTCTCTTTATCGTATCTCCTGGTAAAGTGTTTTTAATAGACGAGTTTAAGAAGTTCATTACTCTCTTTGCTACTCAGCCTTGGCTAATTCAGGGATCCTCATTTATTAGGTATGCAAAAGTGAGCAAAGTGTGGAAAACAGAGTTGGGTACATATAAACTGGAAAACGGTTTAGAGGATTTTTTGTTAGGCTTAGCTGAAAAAGAGTAAGAAGTGGACTTATTCTCAGTAAAATTAAGCCTTCTGTTGATTTTCTAATATACTGCCTATGATTTTTGTATATTTCTCAATAAGAAGCTTAATTCTGTGATTTTTATTTAACTCTACGTCTATCTCATTTTTATTCTGTATAATGAACCTTTCTATTATAGTGTTTATAGATCTTTTTAGTAGTAATTCTAGTATCTTAACCCTTCTATTTTCAACTTTAAATTCAAACTTTCTATTACCTATCAAGAACCTCAGATGTTCATCAAAGGCGTCAATGAGTTCACTTATACCAACTCCCTTAATTGCTATTGTTTTCACTATCCTTGGTTTCCATCCATCCTTATACTCACCTTCAGCGGTTTCAATTGCAAACCTTATAGTGTTATAAGCTAATTCAGTTTCAGGCTTATCAGATTTG is from Sulfolobus acidocaldarius DSM 639 and encodes:
- the ppcA gene encoding phosphoenolpyruvate carboxylase, coding for MRKIPRTMSTQHPDNAKVPEWNQGEAISGENEIIEAYLAFSRYGVEEVMWDAEGKDVDTHVVRKLLSQYPEFFRHRILGKDIFLTYRVPNPKIEGAERKVFAETLNTIPITYDLAEKFYGENPNPPVFEVILPFTTSYEELIAVIKFYEKVIVNSDNTKLVDDTYVKDIIGETNPKKIEVIPLIEDRDSMLRIDTIVGKYIEIERPPYLRVFLARSDPAMNYGLLSAVLSVKYALSRLSKMEKIYGVKIFPLLGVGSLPFRGHFSPYNVENTLNEYRGIYTFTVQSAFKYDYEDDLVISAIKKVNGTNVTEKIELSEEDEEIISNVTRKYTQGYQNKIEALADVINKVALLLPRRRARKLHIGLFGYSRSTGKVTLPRAISFVGSLYTIGIPPEIIGLSSLSKMTDQELNAIFNNYKYLKNDLQFAARFVNFEALQLLKDIWNIDAEVVKAIKEDIDYAENSLGIRIGESDYMSKKHVLLSTLALLSIKEGKLDEAKTYIKEMAIVRRAIG
- a CDS encoding peroxiredoxin, which encodes MALEKGNEAPDFEGDSTIGKLKLSSYRGKSVVVLYFYPKAFTPGCTRETIKFGQLYDQFKQLNAEVIGVSVDTVSTQKSFADKCGARFPIVSDSNKQIAKLYGVLNEKGSSAQRVTFIIDENGKIIEVLSGLGNAEEHANKSLEIIKRIRGKT
- a CDS encoding bifunctional ADP-dependent NAD(P)H-hydrate dehydratase/NAD(P)H-hydrate epimerase, translated to MITSKRMKALEINSEALGVPTLLLMENAGRSVKDEIMKRLNLDYSKKVVVFAGTGGKGGDGLVVARHLASEGSEVHVLLLGENKHPDAIINLNAIYEMDYSIREVKLIKDTDELQPVKADVLIDAMLGTGFSGKVREPFRTAIRVFNQSSGFKVSIDIPSGINADDEEQQGEHVIPDLIVTFHDLKPGLKKFESKVVVKKIGIPKEAEIYVGPGDVIVNVKKREYNTKKGDNGRVLIIGGNFTFSGAPTLSALGALRTGADLVYVASPEETAKVISSFSPDLISIKLKGKNISTDNLDELKPWIDKADVVVVGPGMGQERETVDASIEIVRYLKAKNKPSVIDADALKSVAGMELFPNAVITPHAGEFKIYSGVQPDSNMRKRIEQVKECSLKCNCVVLLKGYVDIIAEKEEFKLNKTGNPGMAVGGTGDTLTGIIASFMAQKLSPFTSAYLGAFVNGLAGSIAYEKLGAHLVATDIIENIPKVINEPLEVFKKKVYKRILDT